ATCTTCAACTCAAGCTCCCCATCTGTCGGGTAGTTTTGTTTTGGAAAATCCCCTTCAATATCCGCCTTATAGGTAAATAACTTTCCTTTCAGCAAAGATATTTTCTTATCATTAATGGCTTTCACAGAGGCATTATGGGTAGACAATCTGATATAATGTTCAGACTTATCCGGATCGAAATCTGGCACATATCGTTGATTCAGCAAAACCTTGGTATTGCTAGATATATATCCATCACGAACCTCATTAAGAATTTGAATAAAAACAGGATCATCTTGACGATAGATCTTTTTTAATTCAATTCGAATATAACGACAACCCCGAAAAGCAAAACTATTAAAGAAAAATAGTGATGGATAGAAGTTTTTTAAGATAGACCAATCCTCATTGGTTATGACAGGAGGAAGTTGTTGTATGTCCCCAATCAATAGCAACTGAACACCACCAAAAGGCTTGGAATTGCGTCTATATTTTCGAAGAATCTCATCGATCGCATCTAATACATCTGCACGAACCATACTAATCTCATCGATGACGAGTAGTTCCATCGCACGAAATAGCTTAATCTTATTCTTTCTTATTTTTTGTTCCGTAAGACTACTTTTCAGAGCCCCCGCACTCTTTGTTAGAAGAGGACCAAAAGGAATCTGAAAAAATGAGTGAATCGTCTGACCTCCAGCATTGATCGCAGCAATACCTGTGGGAGCAACAACAATTGCTTTCTTTGTAGTTATTGAAGAGAGCGTATGTAAAAAAGTCGTTTTTCCTGTTCCAGCTTTCCCAGTTAGAAAAATATGCCAAGAAGACTTCGAAACGAAATCTTTGGCATAAGAGAGTTCTTCATTATAATTCGATTGCTGTTCAGGATCTATATTCATCTATCTAGAGGTTTAGTATAACTCATTAATTATAATAATTTATCTTTTAGGTAAGGAGCAGTAACACTATCTGCACATTGAATCAATGCTTCAGGAGTTCCCTCAAATATAATATTACCACCTCTTTTTCCTCCACCAGGACCCAAATCAATAATCCAATCGGCAGTCTTTATCACATCCAAGTTATGTTCGATGATAATCACCGTATGTCCTCTTTCAATCAAAGACTGAAGCGACTTCATCAATAAAGCAATATCATCGAAATGAAGCCCTGTAGTAGGCTCATCGAAGATAAACATTGTTGGAACCGTCTTCTCTTTTGCAAGGAAAGATGCCAACTTCACCCTTTGGCTCTCTCCACCAGATAGCGTGCTACTAGATTGTCCTAGTTGGATATAACCTAACCCCACATCTTGTAGCGTCTTCAGCTTCTTGACAATAGACTTTTCATATCGATCGATTTTCTCAGAAAAGAACGCTACCGCTTGATTCACAGTCAATGTCAAGACATCATATATACTTTTTTTACGATACTTCACTTCGAGCACCTCTGGTTTAAATCTCTTTCCATCGCAGAGGTCGCACTTCAGTCGAACATCCGCCATAAACTGCATCTCTACAGTAGTCACCCCTTCTCCATTACACTGTTCACAGCGCCCGCCTTCACTATTAAAAGAGAAGAAATTGGCTTTCATACCCATCACCTTAGCCTGTTTTTGCGAGGCAAAAAGGGCACGAATATCGTCATATATCTTCAAGTAAGTCACCGCATTCGAACGGCTGGACTTACCTATTGGATTTTGATCCACAAACTCGACCGCATGAATGGTAGAGAGATCTCCATCCACATAGTCATGAGCTCCCGTAGGATTTCCATAGCCTCCTAAATACTTTGCAAGGAATGGCCATAAAGTATTCTTGACCAAGGTACTTTTACCCGAACCACTAACACCTGTAACCACCGTAAGCATATTCAATGGAAATTTAGCCGTTACATGGTTCAAATTATTTTCATTGGCACCATGAACTGTAATATAGTTACGCACAGGACGTCTAGATTGAGGAACATCTAATTTTTTCACTCCAGAGAGATATTGTGAGGTTAATGTATTCCCTTCCGCAAGAAGTTGGTCCATATTACCTTGAAACACCACCTCACCTCCATGCATTCCTGCACGAGGTCCAATATCTATAATTTGATCAGCAGCTTTCATGATATCTTCATCATGCTCTACCACCAATACCGTATTTCCAAGATCACGCAACTCATTTAAAACAGAGACCAAACGCTCTGTGTCTTTAGAGTGAAGGCCAATAGATGGCTCATCCAAAATATATAAAGATCCTACCAAACTACTACCTAAAGAGGTCACTAGATTCAAGCGTTGACTCTCCCCACCAGACAAAGTACTCGAAAGTCTGTTTAAAGTAAGATAACCTAGACCTACTTTATCGATAAGCTCCAGTCTTTTGGCTATCTCGCCAATAACTCGTTTTGCCACTTTGACCTCATATTCATCAAATTTTATTTTTGCAAAATGAGGGACTAGCTCATAAACAGGCTTATCCAAGAACTCTTGTATCGAATGCCCGCCAATTTGCACATAACGACTATTTGCTTTTAATCTAAACCCATTACATGAAGGACAAGTTGTTTTGCCTCGATACCTAGACAACATCACACGATATTGCACCTTATACACCTGCTCTTCAACCATTTTAAAGAAAGCATCTATCCCTTCAAAGTGCTGGTTCCCAGTCCAAAGAAGTCGCTTTTGTTCTTCCGTAAGGTCCACATATGGAGCGTGAACAGGAAAATCAAACTTATGTGCATTTAAAAGAAGCTGATTTTTCCATTCCGACATCTTCTCTCCTCTCCAACAGGCCACTGCATCTTCATAGACAGAGAGAGATTTATTTGGAATCACTAGATCGGGATCAATACCAAGCACCTTACCATACCCCTCACACATCTCACAAGCCCCAGTAGGACTATTGAAAGTAAACATCTCAGGAGAAGGCACTTCGAAAATCATTCCATCGCGTTCAAAACGATTAGAAAAGAAGAACTGCTCCTGGGAACCAGAAGGGTCAAACACAATCACTTGACACTCTCCTTCTCCCTCATAGAAAGTAGTCTGAACAGAGTCAGCATAACGATAACGACTCTCATCATCGTGAGATACAGAGAGACGATCCACTACAATATCATAACGATCCCCATCGATAGTCGCATCCTCCTCTAGAGAGGACAAAGAGACCAATTTTTCATCCACACGAATTCGTGAAAATCCTTGTTGACGTAAACTACTCATCTCCTCTCCAAATTCTCTTCCCTCGATTAATTTCTTAGGAGCCAAAAGCATCATCTTGGTCTTCTCTGGGAAGGAGACAATAAAATTAACCACATCTTCGACACTCGAACACTTCACCTCTTCCCCTGATATAGGAGAATAGGTACGACCTAAGCGAGCGAACAATATTCGTAAGAAGTCATACACCTCAGTGGAAGTACCCACTGTTGAACGGTTATTTTGGATATTCACCTTTTGCTCAATAGCAATCGCAGGCGGGATACCATAGATATAGTCTACTTCCGGCTTATCTATTCGTCCAAGGAACTGTCTTGCATAAGAAGATAAACTCTCCACATAACGCCTCTGTCCCTCAGCATATAGGGTATCAAATGCCAACGAGGACTTCCCTGATCCCGAAACACCAGTTACAACAACAAATTGATTTCTTGGTATATCTACGGAGATATTTTTCAAGTTATGAACTCTTGCTCCTTTGATCTCAATATTCCCAATTGATTTACGTTTTCTCATATTGCCCATTGTCCTTGATGTTTCTTTCTTTTTATGAATAAGATCTTATGATTTCACAAATTAATTGTAAAGCATAAGAAGAACAAAAATAATCACTAATTTTTACATCACAATTAAATAACTCTCCATTCTTCTGATCACACACAAACAAGAACAAATTGGTGCAAGTTTTGGTTTCACTTGAGATACAAACAACCATACTTAAGATCATAACTGATAATAGCAATTTTTCATTCAAGATTGAAATAATCTAGCCATAGAAAAAGGGGTATGATAGCCACACCCCCTCTATTCAGTTTATCCTAATTTCAATCCTATGTATCGTCTAAAAGAAATATCCTTCTATTTTCCGAATACATTTACATCTAACTCTCCTGTAACAGTCTTCAACTCTTGCATGGTCATATTACATTCAAAGTACATTAAAGTCCCTCCACCAGACTTCTCCATATTGATCATCAAAAAATCTGTTATCTTCTTGCCTTTCACACGTATATAAAAGCGAAACTGGCTATTGTTGTCATCAGTCATATCCATGATTTTCTCATATTTCTCACCGGCTAACGCAGAATTTATGTTATCCAATTTCGGAAACTTCTTTCCATTCACAATAAGCATATAGGTTACATTCTTATATATCGTCTCATCCGAACCATTCTCTCCTTCTGCAACCGTAGATAGAAGTTTAAACATCGTTGGGGTTAGCTCTGTTTTAGATACCCCCTCTTGTTTAGAGAGTTCTAACATATACTTGACCACTTTGCTTTTACTATACCCTTGTAGGGCAAAAAGACACAATACGATTAATAATACTTTCTTTATCATGTTAATATTATTATTTAAGACACGAACATTATTCAATACAAACGCCAAAGATCCCTATTGTTGCGTAATTGAAGAGATCAACTTGCTCTCCTTAATCTTTTTCAGATCCTTCATCGACACAGCACACTCTACATATACAATAAAATCTTTTCCACTATCGTCAGTATGAACCATTAAAAAATTAGATATTTTCCCTAAAGAGAAGAGTCCTTTTCTCTTTATATAGAATCTATTTTGGGTATCACCACTCATCTGCGCAATCACCTTATAATGATCCTTGTCTATTAGTTTATTCAGTTTCTGCATATCGGGGAATTGTGGTGTATTTAAGATCAGTACATACTTAAGTTTTTCAATCGCGTGACTCCATTCACTATCTTCCCCATCACCCAACGAAGCGAAAAAGCGAAGTTTCTCCACACCAATCTCTGTTTTAGAGATCTGTTGATCATCCGATAAACTTTTAATATATTCTCCAACTCTCTCCTTACTATAACCACAAAGAACAGTACAACTCAGTAAGAACAATAAAATAATTTTCTTCATCTTTTACTCTTTTTAGGGGATGTTATGAATCTATTCAACTGCGTATCTAGAGCCTTTAATGCAGGGGTGACACGCTTTAAGTTTGTTGACAATATCTTCTTGTAGTTCATAGATCGAGGCATATCCATCTGGGGCTTACAAGCTTCCATATTTTTAGCAAAAAGCTGTAATGCTAATTGAGGAGAGGTGATTGGTTTCCCATCTATATAGGCATATATCTCTGTTTGAGATGCAGTATGCTGCTCTATCAAAGTATGGATCACAAAAAAACAAGCCAAGAAAGAAGCTGCCACAGCAAACGATTTAAAAGACACCTTCATAACATGCCCTTTACTCTTAGGTTGTTTTCTCTCCTCTTTCATCGATGCCATCGATAAAAAAAGCACTTTATCTGGGAGTAACTCTTTGGGAACAGATTTACATTCTCTAAAATATTGAACCAAAACCTCTCTCTCTGAATCACTCTCCCTTCCATCATAATATTTTTCCAATAGAATTTTTACTTCATTTGGTTTCATATGCATAGATATTTGTTATCTGTTCTCTTATTTTTTTCCTTGCACGCGACAAGGATACTCTCACTGAAGCAGTATTCATTTTTAAAACCACTCCTACCTGTTCCATAGACATCTGTTCGACATCCTTCAGATAGATCACCATTCGATATTTCTCTGGTAATTTATCGATCAGAAGCTTCGCGACCTCAGACATCTCATTTCTCTCTAAACATCGTATTAGATCCTCTGTATGAATATTTAAAGACGCGTCTAACTCGACACTACGATATCTATTGCTTCGGATCACATCTAGAGATCTATTCTTTACCATGCGATAAACAAATCCCTCTATATTTTTTACTGACTTCAAAAGCTCAGGGTGTGCTAACAATTTAAGCTGAACATCTTGTACAATATCCTCTGCCAAAGAGTAATCTTGTACTAGAGTCGTCGAAAACCGAACAAGCCGAGTCCATCTATCAGTAGATATTATAAATTTATTTGATCTCATATATACTTAAGACGGTTAAGTAATCAAAATGAAACAGATATCACGATATTTTTTTATCCTTTTGTAAAAACGTTCACGTAAACCGCTCCAAGTAAATAGATATGAGCACTAAGATGATATCCCTATTCTCCACTATTGATCAGGATCGACACCATCATAGAGTCGTTAAAGATAGGCAAACAAGCGACATGGATTATTCCACCACAACAAACGTTAAATTATTTAACAAACAAGTCAATTCTGTTAATCTACACTTAATTATATTCACATCTTTTCACATAAAATTGAATATTACTATATTAGAACTAAATAATCACTAAAATACGTTATATGAAAATCCAATCCGCAATAGCTTTTATCTTAATCTCCATGCCATTCTCTTCTTTCTGCTCGACATATAGGAACAGTAAAAACAACAGAGCAAACCATATCCCTGATGTTGTCAAAGAGGAGAGCACCCTGAATAGACTCGACAGTATCCAAAGTAATGGGCAGTCGAACACAAAATTTATAATTAGAGATAGTGCAACGTTAAATGTCAGCAAATTGCCTATATATATCGTCGATGGGAAAACTGTCTCCTCGGAAGCTTTTGCGAAAATAAACACAAGCAATATCGAGAGTGTAGAGATACTCAAAGATGCAAAAGCCACTGCAATATATGGTACGAGTGCAAAAAATGGCGTCATTTTAATAAAGACCAAAGGAAAGAAAGAGACCACATCTGTTAAGACCCATGACCCTGCGACCCCAATCAGTAAGATGCCAATATATATCGTCGATGGGAAACATATCTCTTCAGAAACATTTGCGAAAATCAACACAAACAATATCGAGAGTGTAGAGGTCCTCAAAGATGCAAAAGCCACTGCAATATATGGTACGAGTGCCAAAAATGGCGTCATTATAATAAAGACCAAAGAGAATAAAGAGAACACAACTTTCAAGACCCATGACCCTGCGACCCCCATGAACAAAATGCCAATATATATCGTCGATGGGAAACCTGTCTCTTCGGAAGCATTTGCGAAAATCAACACAAATAATATCGAGAGTGTAGAGGTCCTCAAAGATGCAAAAGACACTGCAATATATGGTACCAGTGCGGAGAATGGAGTGATCATTATTAAGATGAAAGACCCCCAATCAAAAACTCAGACTACATTGAGATGTGCCAATGCGGATAAAAGCAAGTTGCCCATCTTTATTCTAGATGGAAAACCCATCACACAAAAAGAGTTCGAAAAACTGAATCCAGATAACCTAAAGAGTGTAGAGATACTTAAAAATAAAAAAGACACTGCAATATATGGTACTAGTGCGAAAAATGGCGTGATGATCATGAAAACAAAAGATTCTAAAACAAAATAATCCGAACCAGAAGCAATATTTCTAATCCTAATAGAGAACTATGTGGGCAGTCAAGTAACACCAATCCAACAGTTATTTGACTGCTTCAAAATGTTCCATGACTATATCTACACACAGCCCTCTCTTTGCCTCCCCCTTTACGAGCTCGACTTCAGGATATCATTTCTCCCATTACAACAAGAAGGACTCTACTCCAAAACAGAATCATCATTACAGACACCTTCTCACACCTTCTACCACACTAATTCGTTGAATACAATCCCTTTAATGCTTAACAACATTATTGTTTACTTACAATTTGAAGTTAAAATCATTAAATTTAATGCTAATCAATAACAAATTTTAATCTATTTTTCAATGAATAAAAGTTCGAAACATTTTATGGATCTCGAGCATAACTATGGTGCACACAACTACCATCCAATACCTGTGGTATTGAGTCGTGGTGAAGGCATCTATGTTTGGGATGTCGAGGGGAAAAGATATATGGATTTCTTGGCTGCATACTCTGCAGTAAACCAAGGTCACTGTCATCCTCGACTTGTAAAAAAGATGAAAGATCAGTGTGAAAAGCTAACACTTACTTCCAGAGCATATTATAACGACCAGTTAGGGTTGTGGGAAAAATATACCGCGGAACTATTAGGGTACGACAAGATGTTACCTATGAATAGTGGTGCCGAAGCCGACGAGACTGCCATTAAACTGATGCGCAAATGGGCATATCAAGTAAAGGGAGTCCCTGAAGGTCAAGCAAAGATCATTGTATGCAACGGAAACTTCCACGGCAGAACGATCACCATCGTTTCGATGTCATCCGATCCATCTGCATATGCTGGCTATGGTCCTTATACTCCTGGTTTTATAAAAATCCCATATAATGATATGGAGACACTAGAAGAAGTGATTCAAGATCCAGATGTTGCAGGCGTACTTGTAGAGCCTATTCAAGCAGAAGCTGGAGTCTATGTGCCCGACGATGGCTTTCTTCAAAAAACCGCAGCTTTGTGTAAAAAACACCACTGTCTATTGGTAGCCGATGAGGTACAGACAGGTCTCGGCCGTACAGGTAAGATGTTGGCATGTGATCACGAAGGAGTGCGACCAGATATATTAGTACTTGGAAAAGCAATCTCTGGTGGAATGCTACCCGTATCTTGCGTGTTAGCCGACGATGAAGTGATGCTTACCATCAAACCTGGAGAACATGGATCTACTTATGGAGGAAACCCTCTCGCTTCGGTCGTAGCAATGGAAGCGCTAGAGATACTACAAGA
The Prolixibacteraceae bacterium DNA segment above includes these coding regions:
- the uvrA gene encoding excinuclease ABC subunit UvrA, translating into MRKRKSIGNIEIKGARVHNLKNISVDIPRNQFVVVTGVSGSGKSSLAFDTLYAEGQRRYVESLSSYARQFLGRIDKPEVDYIYGIPPAIAIEQKVNIQNNRSTVGTSTEVYDFLRILFARLGRTYSPISGEEVKCSSVEDVVNFIVSFPEKTKMMLLAPKKLIEGREFGEEMSSLRQQGFSRIRVDEKLVSLSSLEEDATIDGDRYDIVVDRLSVSHDDESRYRYADSVQTTFYEGEGECQVIVFDPSGSQEQFFFSNRFERDGMIFEVPSPEMFTFNSPTGACEMCEGYGKVLGIDPDLVIPNKSLSVYEDAVACWRGEKMSEWKNQLLLNAHKFDFPVHAPYVDLTEEQKRLLWTGNQHFEGIDAFFKMVEEQVYKVQYRVMLSRYRGKTTCPSCNGFRLKANSRYVQIGGHSIQEFLDKPVYELVPHFAKIKFDEYEVKVAKRVIGEIAKRLELIDKVGLGYLTLNRLSSTLSGGESQRLNLVTSLGSSLVGSLYILDEPSIGLHSKDTERLVSVLNELRDLGNTVLVVEHDEDIMKAADQIIDIGPRAGMHGGEVVFQGNMDQLLAEGNTLTSQYLSGVKKLDVPQSRRPVRNYITVHGANENNLNHVTAKFPLNMLTVVTGVSGSGKSTLVKNTLWPFLAKYLGGYGNPTGAHDYVDGDLSTIHAVEFVDQNPIGKSSRSNAVTYLKIYDDIRALFASQKQAKVMGMKANFFSFNSEGGRCEQCNGEGVTTVEMQFMADVRLKCDLCDGKRFKPEVLEVKYRKKSIYDVLTLTVNQAVAFFSEKIDRYEKSIVKKLKTLQDVGLGYIQLGQSSSTLSGGESQRVKLASFLAKEKTVPTMFIFDEPTTGLHFDDIALLMKSLQSLIERGHTVIIIEHNLDVIKTADWIIDLGPGGGKRGGNIIFEGTPEALIQCADSVTAPYLKDKLL
- a CDS encoding DUF4252 domain-containing protein, translated to MIKKVLLIVLCLFALQGYSKSKVVKYMLELSKQEGVSKTELTPTMFKLLSTVAEGENGSDETIYKNVTYMLIVNGKKFPKLDNINSALAGEKYEKIMDMTDDNNSQFRFYIRVKGKKITDFLMINMEKSGGGTLMYFECNMTMQELKTVTGELDVNVFGK
- a CDS encoding DUF4252 domain-containing protein, which gives rise to MKKIILLFLLSCTVLCGYSKERVGEYIKSLSDDQQISKTEIGVEKLRFFASLGDGEDSEWSHAIEKLKYVLILNTPQFPDMQKLNKLIDKDHYKVIAQMSGDTQNRFYIKRKGLFSLGKISNFLMVHTDDSGKDFIVYVECAVSMKDLKKIKESKLISSITQQ
- a CDS encoding RNA polymerase sigma factor, which produces MRSNKFIISTDRWTRLVRFSTTLVQDYSLAEDIVQDVQLKLLAHPELLKSVKNIEGFVYRMVKNRSLDVIRSNRYRSVELDASLNIHTEDLIRCLERNEMSEVAKLLIDKLPEKYRMVIYLKDVEQMSMEQVGVVLKMNTASVRVSLSRARKKIREQITNIYAYETK
- a CDS encoding TonB-dependent receptor plug domain-containing protein, giving the protein MKIQSAIAFILISMPFSSFCSTYRNSKNNRANHIPDVVKEESTLNRLDSIQSNGQSNTKFIIRDSATLNVSKLPIYIVDGKTVSSEAFAKINTSNIESVEILKDAKATAIYGTSAKNGVILIKTKGKKETTSVKTHDPATPISKMPIYIVDGKHISSETFAKINTNNIESVEVLKDAKATAIYGTSAKNGVIIIKTKENKENTTFKTHDPATPMNKMPIYIVDGKPVSSEAFAKINTNNIESVEVLKDAKDTAIYGTSAENGVIIIKMKDPQSKTQTTLRCANADKSKLPIFILDGKPITQKEFEKLNPDNLKSVEILKNKKDTAIYGTSAKNGVMIMKTKDSKTK
- the rocD gene encoding ornithine--oxo-acid transaminase, which translates into the protein MNKSSKHFMDLEHNYGAHNYHPIPVVLSRGEGIYVWDVEGKRYMDFLAAYSAVNQGHCHPRLVKKMKDQCEKLTLTSRAYYNDQLGLWEKYTAELLGYDKMLPMNSGAEADETAIKLMRKWAYQVKGVPEGQAKIIVCNGNFHGRTITIVSMSSDPSAYAGYGPYTPGFIKIPYNDMETLEEVIQDPDVAGVLVEPIQAEAGVYVPDDGFLQKTAALCKKHHCLLVADEVQTGLGRTGKMLACDHEGVRPDILVLGKAISGGMLPVSCVLADDEVMLTIKPGEHGSTYGGNPLASVVAMEALEILQDEKLIENSERLGKIFREEMLKIDSKYIIEVRGKGLLNAIEIDSKAPKSAWDLCLELKDKGILAKPTHDYNIRFTPPLVITESQLREALIPIKEVLSNI